From Aristaeella lactis, the proteins below share one genomic window:
- a CDS encoding ketopantoate reductase family protein codes for MKVLVYGSGVIGSYLAHVLCSAGNDVTMLARGEWKEQLQRNGLRIRHHLQHRETLDHPEVIGEITPEQAYDVVFAVMPYHRIGAILEPLAAVNAPLVVMVGNNMNAAGMQETILAKTTCPKQILFAFQATAGKRDRENGLLVCERLGTGNMDIGGLHATPDEKTRKQLEAVFAGSGYTLRWQPDMEAYLTCHLAAILPIGYATYACGGNLRTATGKQRRQMRLASREAFGMLKAQGIPILPSGDEKYYGQGVKGRLMQFVYFLMSKTEMGDLIACAHCRNAWEEMELLDKAFEGIIAKAPDEPMTNWKELKKAAPSWEKIREQYERK; via the coding sequence ATGAAAGTGCTTGTATACGGTTCCGGCGTGATCGGAAGTTATCTGGCTCATGTGCTGTGTTCCGCCGGAAATGACGTGACCATGCTGGCCCGGGGAGAATGGAAGGAACAGCTGCAGCGGAACGGACTTCGGATCCGGCATCACCTGCAGCACAGGGAAACGCTGGATCATCCTGAAGTGATCGGGGAGATCACTCCCGAACAGGCATACGACGTTGTTTTCGCAGTGATGCCTTACCACCGGATCGGCGCCATTCTGGAGCCGCTGGCAGCGGTGAACGCGCCGCTGGTTGTGATGGTTGGCAACAACATGAACGCAGCCGGAATGCAGGAGACCATCCTGGCAAAAACAACCTGTCCGAAGCAAATCCTGTTTGCGTTCCAGGCAACGGCCGGGAAACGGGACCGGGAAAACGGGCTGCTGGTCTGTGAACGCCTCGGCACCGGCAATATGGACATCGGCGGACTGCACGCAACGCCGGATGAAAAGACCCGGAAACAGCTGGAAGCCGTATTCGCCGGAAGCGGCTATACCCTCCGGTGGCAGCCGGACATGGAGGCTTACCTGACCTGCCATCTGGCGGCGATCCTGCCGATCGGCTACGCGACCTACGCCTGCGGAGGAAATCTTCGCACGGCCACAGGGAAACAGCGCAGGCAGATGCGCCTTGCATCCCGGGAAGCATTCGGGATGCTGAAGGCACAGGGAATCCCGATTCTCCCGTCCGGGGACGAAAAATACTACGGGCAGGGCGTGAAGGGCAGACTGATGCAGTTTGTCTATTTCCTGATGTCCAAAACCGAAATGGGCGACCTGATTGCCTGCGCCCACTGCCGGAACGCCTGGGAAGAGATGGAACTGCTGGATAAAGCCTTTGAGGGGATTATCGCAAAGGCGCCGGATGAACCGATGACCAACTGGAAAGAACTGAAAAAAGCCGCACCATCCTGGGAGAAAATCCGGGAGCAGTATGAAAGAAAGTAA
- a CDS encoding DUF6796 family protein gives MNTMKIMFLIAAAGHLLCGACDCLLTYMPGGRFRIEDMKDNDRLSAAFRNMPLRNPLLSMLLGCLAMFLFAFGYLALADWMRACSETCATLMLISTVMVLTFGMAHHVFCGVPEWLYVKMGRTEEARQLITEFFKKTSVTMIVCYLGFLIFGVSLFVPVVSGWTPLPRWACVINILPIMLVLFPTRIGGAGNWAGAIMFISLLFLI, from the coding sequence ATGAACACGATGAAAATCATGTTTCTGATCGCTGCCGCCGGACATCTGCTGTGCGGCGCGTGCGACTGCCTGCTGACTTACATGCCCGGCGGACGGTTCCGCATTGAGGACATGAAGGATAATGACAGGCTGTCCGCCGCGTTCCGGAACATGCCGCTTCGAAACCCGTTGCTGTCCATGCTGCTTGGCTGCCTGGCAATGTTTCTTTTTGCCTTCGGCTATCTGGCGCTGGCAGACTGGATGCGCGCCTGCTCGGAAACCTGCGCGACGCTGATGCTGATCAGCACGGTCATGGTGCTGACCTTTGGTATGGCGCACCATGTGTTCTGCGGTGTGCCGGAGTGGCTGTATGTAAAGATGGGCAGGACAGAGGAAGCCAGGCAGCTGATCACGGAGTTTTTCAAAAAGACATCTGTCACCATGATCGTCTGCTATCTCGGATTCCTGATCTTCGGCGTGTCTCTGTTTGTGCCGGTTGTCAGCGGATGGACGCCGCTGCCCCGCTGGGCATGCGTGATCAACATCCTGCCGATTATGCTTGTGCTGTTTCCGACAAGGATTGGCGGAGCCGGAAACTGGGCCGGGGCAATCATGTTCATCAGCCTGCTGTTCCTGATCTGA
- the sufU gene encoding Fe-S cluster assembly sulfur transfer protein SufU — MDLKNLYREIVNDHNLHPAHKYEMENPDIVLRGVNPTCGDDITLMLKIMDDTVTEGSFTGSSCAISTASADMMLDNVIGLKTDQARNLIRKFFGMIDGDITDDRELEALNDAACLKDIARMPARVKCALLGWSTLKDILG; from the coding sequence ATGGATCTGAAAAACCTGTATCGGGAGATTGTGAACGATCACAATCTTCATCCTGCCCACAAGTATGAAATGGAAAATCCCGATATTGTCCTGCGCGGCGTCAATCCGACCTGCGGCGACGATATCACCCTGATGCTGAAGATCATGGACGATACGGTCACGGAAGGATCTTTCACCGGAAGCAGCTGCGCCATTTCGACAGCTTCTGCGGATATGATGCTGGATAATGTGATCGGACTGAAAACGGATCAGGCGCGGAACCTGATCCGGAAATTCTTTGGGATGATCGACGGAGACATTACTGATGACCGGGAGCTGGAGGCGCTTAATGACGCAGCCTGCCTGAAGGATATTGCCCGCATGCCTGCCCGGGTAAAGTGCGCCTTGCTTGGCTGGAGCACCCTGAAGGATATTCTGGGCTGA
- a CDS encoding class I SAM-dependent methyltransferase, producing the protein MKLSLKEYDAMQTGWRKWINEHMEIGGFKAWGMDFTGKDVLEVGCGSGYSASLIVKDHPKSYTGMDIMPEQLEKAEALALPDARFVLGDAADLSRFEDESFDMIVDFMILHHVEGWRRFLDEAFRVLRPGGEMYINDLTRKGVHLTDFFLQWNHAEEPLFTMKEFEQQAGRSGFTTVRRCNYAGLDFCFKFQKPEE; encoded by the coding sequence ATGAAACTGAGCCTGAAAGAATACGACGCCATGCAGACCGGCTGGCGCAAATGGATCAACGAGCATATGGAAATCGGCGGTTTTAAGGCCTGGGGCATGGATTTTACCGGGAAAGATGTTCTGGAGGTCGGATGCGGATCCGGCTATTCCGCGTCCCTGATCGTCAAGGACCATCCGAAAAGCTATACCGGTATGGATATCATGCCGGAACAGCTGGAAAAGGCGGAGGCGCTTGCCCTGCCGGACGCGCGGTTCGTCCTGGGAGACGCAGCCGATCTGAGCCGGTTTGAGGATGAAAGCTTCGACATGATCGTGGACTTTATGATCCTGCACCATGTGGAGGGGTGGCGGCGCTTCCTGGATGAAGCCTTCCGGGTCCTGCGGCCCGGCGGCGAGATGTACATCAACGATCTGACGAGGAAAGGGGTTCATCTGACGGACTTCTTCCTGCAATGGAATCACGCGGAGGAGCCGCTGTTCACGATGAAGGAGTTTGAACAGCAGGCAGGCAGGAGCGGCTTTACAACGGTCAGAAGGTGCAACTACGCAGGACTCGATTTCTGCTTCAAATTTCAGAAACCGGAGGAATGA
- a CDS encoding DUF6796 family protein — protein sequence MASYNDIGIDHKPDWIRIRKLMIIGLLAGFIVLAGDMLLGWGVHDPEKAGLEGFLSSYLTLSDSRMFWSAFLGLIGIPLEGLCYFAIYRLIASRSMHYAHLYRTGIFGYLIFGGCGVHVPCLAAVFVYRHLHETSLENALELSIRFGLYFLLPATILFLLFWLIHSWAHIAAFAKGLTPYPRWCWVFCLPVGQALTMLLKFAPDSALRNALTAGWISVGNIWMMGGLLLTMKYARKEQGK from the coding sequence ATGGCATCCTACAATGATATTGGCATTGATCATAAACCGGACTGGATACGGATCAGGAAACTGATGATCATCGGCCTGCTGGCAGGGTTTATAGTGCTGGCCGGTGACATGCTGCTGGGATGGGGCGTGCACGATCCGGAAAAAGCAGGGCTGGAGGGATTCCTGTCCTCCTACCTGACGCTTTCCGACAGCCGGATGTTCTGGTCCGCGTTCCTGGGCCTGATCGGTATTCCGCTGGAGGGACTGTGCTATTTTGCCATCTACCGGCTGATCGCCTCCCGGTCCATGCATTACGCGCACCTTTACCGGACCGGCATATTCGGCTACCTGATCTTCGGCGGGTGCGGCGTGCATGTGCCGTGCCTGGCTGCTGTGTTTGTTTACCGGCACCTTCATGAGACCAGCCTGGAAAACGCTCTGGAGCTGAGCATCCGCTTCGGCCTGTATTTCCTGCTGCCGGCCACGATCCTGTTCCTCCTCTTCTGGCTGATTCATTCCTGGGCGCATATTGCGGCCTTTGCCAAAGGACTGACGCCCTATCCCCGCTGGTGCTGGGTTTTCTGTCTGCCGGTCGGACAGGCGCTGACGATGCTGCTGAAGTTTGCCCCGGATTCCGCACTTCGCAACGCGCTGACCGCCGGATGGATCAGCGTCGGGAATATCTGGATGATGGGCGGACTGCTGCTGACGATGAAGTATGCCAGGAAGGAGCAGGGGAAATGA